One Halovivax ruber XH-70 genomic region harbors:
- a CDS encoding cation:proton antiporter: MAFELYDLLVIVAGILLFAIAILPRFVARRAISLPILFVAFGAAVFSLPIGLPALDPLEQPAATERLAEFGVIIALMGVGLKLDRPPGLRAWASTWRLLAIAMPLSIAGATVLGWWVVGFVAPTAILLGAVVAPTDPVLAAEVQVDEPQTGAEYEDSPVGDEDVSFALSSEAGLNDGLAFPFTNLAIAIALIGLAPGNWAVEWLLVDVGYRIVVGTLLGVALGWLVSRLIFLTAPDTKIAQSVQGLEAVAGTLLVYGLTEAVGGYGFIAVFVAAVTIRSSERSHEYNDSLHQIAELAEQLAMGVIMIFFGGAIASGLLGPLTVEATVVAVAIVFVIRPLAGVISLLGFDRPWTERATIAFFGIRGIGSFYYLSHALNEAVFAEPDLLWALVGAVVLISIVVHGVTATPIVSRVADS, translated from the coding sequence GTGGCGTTCGAACTGTACGATCTGCTGGTGATCGTCGCCGGCATCCTCCTGTTCGCCATTGCGATCTTGCCGCGCTTCGTCGCTCGGCGAGCCATCTCGCTTCCGATCCTCTTCGTGGCGTTCGGTGCCGCCGTCTTTTCGCTACCGATCGGGCTCCCGGCGCTCGATCCGTTAGAACAGCCCGCGGCGACCGAACGACTGGCCGAGTTCGGGGTGATCATCGCACTGATGGGGGTCGGGCTGAAACTCGACCGGCCACCTGGGTTGCGAGCCTGGGCCTCGACGTGGCGCTTGCTCGCGATCGCGATGCCGCTGTCCATCGCCGGGGCGACGGTACTGGGGTGGTGGGTGGTCGGCTTCGTCGCCCCCACGGCCATCCTCCTCGGGGCGGTCGTCGCCCCGACCGATCCCGTCCTCGCCGCCGAGGTGCAGGTCGACGAACCCCAGACGGGAGCCGAGTACGAGGACAGTCCCGTCGGCGACGAAGACGTCTCGTTCGCCCTTTCCTCGGAAGCGGGGCTCAACGACGGGCTGGCGTTCCCGTTTACCAATCTCGCGATCGCGATCGCCCTGATCGGGCTGGCGCCGGGCAACTGGGCCGTCGAGTGGCTCCTCGTCGACGTGGGCTACCGTATCGTCGTCGGCACCCTCCTCGGCGTCGCGTTGGGCTGGCTCGTCTCACGGCTCATCTTCCTCACCGCTCCTGACACCAAGATCGCCCAATCGGTCCAGGGACTCGAAGCCGTCGCCGGGACCCTGCTCGTCTACGGACTCACGGAAGCGGTCGGTGGCTACGGCTTCATTGCCGTGTTCGTCGCCGCCGTGACGATCCGCAGTTCCGAGCGTTCCCACGAGTACAACGACTCGCTCCATCAGATCGCCGAACTCGCCGAACAGCTCGCGATGGGCGTCATCATGATCTTCTTCGGCGGGGCGATCGCGAGCGGCTTGCTCGGCCCGCTGACCGTCGAGGCGACCGTCGTCGCGGTGGCCATCGTCTTCGTGATCCGGCCGCTGGCGGGGGTCATCTCACTCCTCGGCTTCGATCGTCCGTGGACGGAACGCGCCACGATCGCCTTCTTCGGGATTCGCGGCATCGGCTCGTTCTACTACCTCTCGCACGCGCTGAACGAGGCGGTCTTCGCCGAGCCCGACCTGCTCTGGGCGCTGGTCGGCGCGGTCGTTCTCATCTCCATCGTCGTCCACGGTGTGACGGCGACGCCGATCGTCTCCCGGGTCGCCGACTCCTGA
- a CDS encoding cation:proton antiporter regulatory subunit — MDIYESDLPGVGKKHEVELEDDARLVIITHNTGKREIYRKESPDADGERLFELSDRLARTVGTILEGAYFQPVETEQVETLLSDETLIEWYNVDDGAELVGQSLADANVRERTGVSVVAIQRGDDVLSPPEPTDVIQTGDTVVIVGAREDCQTFESLVSGDDA; from the coding sequence ATGGACATCTACGAGAGCGACCTGCCGGGCGTCGGGAAGAAACACGAGGTCGAACTCGAAGACGACGCTCGCCTCGTCATCATCACACACAACACAGGGAAGCGAGAGATCTACCGGAAAGAGTCGCCGGACGCCGACGGTGAGCGACTCTTCGAGCTCTCCGATCGACTCGCCAGAACGGTCGGGACGATCCTCGAGGGCGCGTACTTCCAGCCGGTCGAGACCGAACAGGTCGAGACGCTGCTCTCGGACGAGACGCTCATCGAGTGGTACAACGTCGACGACGGGGCCGAGCTGGTAGGCCAATCGCTCGCCGACGCGAACGTCCGCGAACGGACCGGCGTGTCGGTCGTCGCGATCCAGCGCGGCGACGACGTGCTCTCACCGCCCGAGCCGACCGACGTCATCCAGACCGGCGACACGGTCGTCATCGTTGGCGCCCGGGAGGATTGCCAGACGTTCGAATCGTTGGTCTCGGGGGACGACGCCTGA
- a CDS encoding cation:proton antiporter: MAEVTLFQVGVLFAAAAVAGVAADRIGQSVIPLYILVGMALGPFVLGRLPDVLPPLEVAGMDVVGSVSAIAVDGTTGFVVLGAEIGIVLLLFFLGLEFNIERLLESRQRIGAAGTIDLANFVVGFGLGWVLFGGVLAAVFVAGIVYISSSAIITKSLLDLGWIANDEADPILGILVYEDLFIAIYLAIITAIATGSGGVSEALTSVAVGMGFIVALLALVTLGEPIFDRLLAGASHEFTVIRTLGLTVLIAGVALSLGVSEAVAAFFVGMGFASTDHVHDLERLLEPVRDTFAALFFLWIGLLTDPASFGPVVGLIAIAVVVTTASKLVTAYWGGRVYDLSERRSVRVALGMTTRGEFSLIIASIALTAGANGVVPAGVADELYALAVGYVLAMSILGTTLMGYADRIEGIVVPRLEARST; this comes from the coding sequence GTGGCCGAGGTAACGCTCTTCCAGGTCGGGGTGCTGTTCGCCGCGGCGGCGGTCGCCGGCGTCGCCGCCGACCGGATCGGCCAGTCGGTAATCCCGCTTTACATTCTCGTCGGAATGGCCCTCGGCCCGTTCGTGCTGGGGCGGCTTCCCGACGTCCTCCCACCGCTCGAGGTCGCCGGAATGGACGTCGTCGGGTCCGTGAGTGCGATCGCCGTCGACGGCACGACCGGCTTCGTCGTGCTCGGGGCCGAGATCGGGATCGTCCTCCTGCTGTTCTTCCTCGGGCTGGAGTTCAACATCGAGCGGCTGCTCGAATCCCGACAGCGGATCGGCGCGGCGGGGACGATCGACCTGGCCAACTTCGTCGTCGGCTTCGGCCTCGGCTGGGTCCTGTTCGGCGGCGTGCTGGCAGCCGTTTTCGTCGCCGGGATCGTCTACATCTCCTCGTCGGCGATCATCACGAAGTCGCTGCTCGACCTCGGCTGGATCGCCAACGACGAGGCCGACCCGATCCTGGGTATCCTGGTCTACGAGGATCTCTTCATCGCGATCTACCTGGCGATCATCACGGCGATCGCGACGGGAAGCGGCGGCGTCTCGGAGGCGCTCACCTCGGTCGCCGTCGGGATGGGGTTCATCGTCGCCCTCCTCGCGCTGGTGACCCTCGGAGAGCCCATCTTCGACCGGCTGCTCGCGGGCGCCTCCCACGAGTTCACCGTCATCCGGACGCTCGGACTGACGGTGTTGATCGCCGGCGTGGCACTCTCACTCGGCGTCAGCGAGGCCGTCGCGGCCTTCTTCGTCGGGATGGGATTCGCCTCGACCGACCACGTCCACGATCTGGAGCGACTGCTCGAACCCGTTCGCGACACCTTCGCCGCCCTGTTCTTCCTCTGGATCGGCCTGCTCACCGATCCGGCCTCGTTCGGACCCGTCGTCGGGCTGATCGCGATCGCGGTCGTCGTCACGACGGCCTCGAAGCTCGTCACGGCCTACTGGGGTGGCCGGGTCTACGATCTCTCTGAGCGGCGGTCCGTCCGCGTCGCACTCGGGATGACGACCCGCGGCGAGTTCTCCCTCATTATCGCGAGTATCGCACTCACCGCGGGCGCCAACGGCGTCGTCCCCGCCGGCGTCGCCGACGAACTCTACGCCCTCGCCGTCGGTTACGTCCTCGCGATGAGCATCCTCGGCACGACGCTCATGGGCTACGCCGATCGGATCGAGGGGATCGTCGTCCCGCGACTCGAGGCGAGATCGACCTGA